A window of Lacibacter sediminis contains these coding sequences:
- a CDS encoding family 78 glycoside hydrolase catalytic domain: MKKIVTILVLLLSVQQISAQVTVQNLRCEMRVNPLGIEAKQPRLSWQLQSILRNVVQTSYQVIVSSSVQNLQQNKGDVWKSAVINRNQSLHVQYNGAALQPGKKYFWKVIVQTNKGAAQTNQTAFFSIGLAKEQWKAKWIGYDQASAWDSVTQWSRLSARYLRKEFAGKPAVKRATAYISGLGMYELYINGTKIGDQVLAPNPTDYRKTYFYNTHDVTAQIKAGSNAIAAVLGNGRFFTMRQNYKTQKHNTFGFPKLLLQLEIEYTDGTTKTVVSDESWKLNVDGPIRTNNEYDGEEYDATKEFNGWTKAGFNDSKWMQPELVEAPPGKLVAQTNEPMKVMQTVKPISIKKTASGKYILDMGQNFAGWIKLQNINGKKGNKVTLRFAESLQPDGEVFVKNLRDAKVTNIYTLKGTGNESWQPSFVYNGFRYVEVSAFPGTPTLNQFEGKLVYDGIETTGSFQTSNDVLNSIYKNAWWGIASNYKGMPVDCPQRNERQPWLGDRTVGSQGESYMFNNASLYAKWMQDIEDSQTDEGSIPDVAPAFWNYYSDDVTWPAAYFFITNNLYNQFGDVTPIQKHYPSMKKWMMYMKSKYMKNYIVTRDKYGDWCVPPESLNLIHAKDSNRLTDGKLIATAYYYKLLSYVQRFANITNNKEDAKYYGLLSDSIRTAFQQEFYNPKLKQYSNNTVTANLLPLYFGICPDSLRTAVFEKIRIKVHVENHGHISTGLIGSQWIMRGLTEYGYPDLAYIMASNKTYPSWGYMAENGATTIWELWNGNTADPGMNSQNHVMLLGDLLTWFYENLAGIRTNKTDVAFKKIIMKPTLPAGLDFVKASYNSFHGLIKSEWNNSTDKFEWKISIPANTSATVYIPANSIEEISEGGTAIANNKDIKFVKEDDGSVILEVPSGNYTFVRNKKWRKGIVKDEFIFDRASFPESHAATIAETAEGLIASWFGGTKEGNKDVCIWTSHFKNGQWTAPAKVADGVMNDTLRYSTYNPVLFYAPNGELLLFYKIGPNVAGWTGWLIRSKDNGHTWSKREALPEGFLGPIKNKPEFINGVLLCPSSTEKTGWKAHIEFTTDFGKTWTKTEAINDPKILQAIQPSILKYADGRLQILCRSRNTTLNESWSSDGGKTWSEMKASALPNNNSGTDAVTLKDGRQLLVYNHNLPNASWVNGKGPRTPLNVAISKDGKVWSAALVLEDSPISQYSYPSVIQTKDGLVHIVYTWRREKIKHVVVDPNKLELKEIVNKQWPGVKETVGKTTDD, encoded by the coding sequence ATGAAAAAAATAGTAACGATACTTGTTCTGCTCCTTTCTGTTCAACAAATTTCTGCACAGGTAACCGTGCAGAATCTTCGTTGTGAAATGCGGGTAAATCCACTTGGCATCGAAGCGAAGCAACCACGCCTCAGTTGGCAGTTGCAAAGCATTCTTCGGAATGTAGTGCAAACAAGTTACCAGGTCATCGTTAGCAGCAGTGTACAAAACCTGCAACAGAATAAAGGCGATGTATGGAAATCGGCTGTGATAAACAGAAATCAAAGCTTGCATGTGCAATACAATGGTGCAGCATTACAACCGGGCAAAAAATATTTCTGGAAAGTAATTGTGCAAACCAATAAAGGTGCAGCGCAAACAAATCAAACTGCATTCTTCTCAATCGGACTTGCTAAAGAACAGTGGAAAGCAAAATGGATTGGTTATGATCAGGCATCTGCATGGGATAGTGTTACGCAATGGAGCAGGTTAAGTGCAAGATACCTGCGCAAAGAATTTGCAGGCAAACCAGCGGTGAAACGGGCAACAGCTTATATCTCCGGTTTAGGAATGTATGAGTTGTATATTAATGGAACAAAGATCGGCGACCAGGTGCTGGCACCTAATCCAACTGACTATCGCAAAACTTATTTCTACAATACACATGATGTAACGGCACAGATCAAAGCAGGTAGTAACGCTATTGCTGCAGTGCTGGGTAACGGACGTTTCTTTACTATGCGTCAGAATTACAAAACACAAAAGCATAACACATTCGGTTTCCCAAAATTATTGTTACAGTTAGAAATCGAATACACAGATGGAACAACAAAAACAGTAGTAAGTGATGAAAGCTGGAAATTAAATGTAGATGGCCCTATCCGTACCAATAACGAATATGATGGTGAAGAATACGATGCAACAAAAGAATTCAATGGCTGGACGAAAGCTGGCTTTAACGACAGCAAATGGATGCAACCCGAATTAGTGGAAGCGCCTCCAGGAAAACTGGTGGCACAAACCAACGAGCCGATGAAAGTGATGCAGACCGTCAAACCCATCTCTATCAAAAAAACAGCAAGCGGAAAGTATATCCTTGATATGGGGCAGAATTTTGCAGGATGGATCAAACTGCAAAATATCAACGGAAAGAAAGGCAATAAAGTCACACTTCGTTTTGCAGAAAGTTTGCAACCTGATGGAGAAGTGTTTGTCAAAAACCTAAGAGATGCAAAGGTAACGAACATTTATACATTAAAAGGAACAGGTAACGAAAGCTGGCAACCATCTTTTGTATATAACGGTTTTCGTTATGTGGAAGTATCAGCTTTTCCTGGTACACCAACGCTCAACCAGTTTGAAGGAAAGCTGGTGTATGATGGCATTGAAACAACAGGATCGTTTCAAACATCAAACGACGTGTTGAATAGTATTTATAAAAATGCATGGTGGGGCATTGCTTCAAATTATAAAGGCATGCCGGTTGATTGTCCGCAACGCAACGAACGTCAGCCATGGTTAGGTGATCGAACAGTTGGATCACAAGGCGAGAGTTATATGTTCAACAATGCAAGCCTCTATGCAAAGTGGATGCAGGATATTGAAGATAGTCAGACAGATGAAGGAAGTATTCCTGATGTGGCACCTGCATTCTGGAACTACTACAGTGATGATGTGACTTGGCCTGCCGCTTATTTCTTCATCACGAATAATCTGTACAACCAGTTTGGTGATGTGACGCCTATTCAAAAACATTATCCATCCATGAAGAAATGGATGATGTATATGAAGAGTAAGTACATGAAGAATTATATTGTTACACGTGATAAATATGGCGATTGGTGTGTGCCGCCTGAGAGTCTGAATCTGATTCATGCAAAGGACAGCAACCGTTTAACGGATGGCAAATTGATTGCAACGGCTTATTATTACAAGTTGCTTTCGTATGTGCAACGGTTTGCCAACATCACAAATAATAAAGAAGATGCGAAGTATTATGGTTTATTGAGCGACAGTATCCGCACTGCATTTCAGCAGGAGTTTTACAATCCAAAACTGAAACAATACAGCAACAATACAGTTACTGCAAATCTGCTGCCGTTGTATTTTGGTATTTGCCCTGATTCATTACGCACAGCGGTGTTTGAAAAGATCCGCATTAAAGTGCATGTGGAAAATCACGGACATATCAGTACGGGTCTCATTGGTTCGCAATGGATCATGCGTGGATTAACAGAGTATGGTTATCCTGATCTGGCGTACATCATGGCTTCCAACAAAACCTATCCCAGCTGGGGTTATATGGCCGAGAATGGTGCAACTACTATTTGGGAATTATGGAATGGTAATACCGCTGATCCCGGTATGAACAGTCAGAATCATGTGATGTTGTTGGGCGACCTGCTTACCTGGTTCTATGAAAATCTTGCTGGCATTCGTACAAATAAAACAGATGTTGCTTTTAAGAAGATCATCATGAAACCAACATTGCCTGCGGGTTTGGATTTTGTAAAAGCATCGTACAACAGTTTTCATGGATTGATCAAAAGCGAATGGAACAATTCAACTGATAAATTCGAATGGAAGATCAGCATACCTGCCAATACATCAGCCACTGTTTATATTCCTGCCAACAGCATAGAAGAAATTTCAGAAGGAGGAACAGCGATTGCAAATAACAAAGACATCAAATTCGTAAAAGAAGATGATGGGTCTGTTATTCTCGAAGTGCCTTCGGGCAATTATACATTTGTTCGTAATAAGAAATGGAGAAAAGGAATTGTAAAAGATGAATTTATTTTCGACCGTGCATCGTTTCCTGAAAGTCATGCTGCTACGATTGCAGAAACAGCAGAAGGATTGATTGCTTCATGGTTTGGCGGTACAAAGGAAGGCAACAAAGATGTGTGTATCTGGACAAGTCATTTCAAAAATGGCCAATGGACTGCTCCGGCAAAAGTTGCTGATGGTGTAATGAATGATACATTGCGTTATTCAACCTATAATCCTGTTTTGTTTTATGCACCCAATGGTGAGTTGTTATTGTTCTATAAAATAGGACCCAACGTTGCTGGCTGGACAGGTTGGTTGATACGCAGCAAAGACAACGGACACACATGGAGTAAACGGGAAGCATTACCGGAAGGATTTTTAGGGCCGATCAAAAATAAACCTGAGTTTATCAATGGGGTATTGCTTTGCCCAAGCAGCACAGAAAAAACCGGGTGGAAAGCGCATATCGAATTCACAACAGATTTCGGTAAAACATGGACGAAGACTGAGGCCATCAACGATCCGAAAATTTTACAAGCCATTCAGCCAAGTATTTTGAAATATGCAGATGGTCGTTTGCAGATTCTTTGTCGCAGCCGTAACACAACACTCAACGAAAGCTGGAGCAGTGATGGCGGTAAAACATGGAGCGAAATGAAAGCATCTGCATTGCCAAATAATAATTCAGGAACAGATGCAGTAACATTAAAAGATGGAAGACAGTTGCTGGTGTACAATCATAATTTGCCAAACGCATCATGGGTGAATGGCAAAGGTCCACGTACGCCATTGAATGTTGCCATCAGCAAGGATGGAAAAGTGTGGAGTGCAGCATTGGTGCTGGAAGATTCACCCATCAGTCAGTATTCTTATCCATCTGTTATACAAACAAAAGACGGATTAGTACATATTGTTTACACATGGAGAAGAGAAAAGATCAAACATGTTGTGGTTGATCCGAACAAACTGGAGTTAAAAGAAATTGTAAACAAGCAATGGCCTGGTGTGAAAGAGACAGTTGGGAAAACAACGGATGATTGA
- a CDS encoding sodium:solute symporter: MHNLPFIDLAVIAVYMLAMIGIGMYFSRKNKNSDQFTKASGKIPGWAIGLSIYATFLSSNTFLGVPGKAFGSNWNAFVFSISMPLAAWIASKYFVPFYRNTGEISAYTHLEKRFGPWARTYAVICFLLTQFARMGSIFFGIALSLQALTGFSMQSIMIVMGICIIIYTVLGGIEAVIWTEVAQGIIKTLGALLILFLVVKEIPGGFATIIDVATTDHKTSLGSFSPNFTESTFWVVLFYGFFINLNNFGMDQNYIQRYHTAQSSKQASKSVWLCVWIYVPASFLFFVIGTALYAFYQTQAGLIDPVKLQVAAERLGAAVTSPEVKELAASLTAADYGDKVLPFFMVNNIPTGLVGLIVSALLSAAMSTISSNMNASATVFTVDIYQKYIKPDITDKRKLYLLHVSTIAFGVVGLCTGLAMIGSKSLLDIWWELSGIFAGGMLGLFLLGLISRQAKNAAAITAVIIGIIVILWMTFSGRLDENYAFLRNPLHKNMIIVVGTLSIFLTGLLVTKLRPSKQ; this comes from the coding sequence ATGCACAATTTGCCATTTATTGATCTTGCGGTGATTGCCGTGTACATGCTTGCCATGATCGGGATCGGCATGTATTTTTCACGCAAGAATAAAAACAGCGACCAGTTTACAAAAGCATCGGGAAAAATTCCGGGTTGGGCCATTGGTCTTTCTATCTACGCAACATTCTTAAGCAGCAATACATTCTTAGGTGTGCCGGGCAAAGCATTCGGCAGTAACTGGAATGCATTTGTGTTCAGCATCTCCATGCCGTTAGCTGCATGGATCGCATCCAAATATTTTGTTCCATTCTACCGCAATACCGGTGAAATATCTGCTTACACACATTTGGAAAAACGTTTCGGGCCGTGGGCAAGAACATACGCAGTGATCTGTTTCTTGTTGACACAGTTTGCACGCATGGGTTCCATCTTTTTTGGTATTGCATTAAGTCTGCAGGCACTCACCGGTTTCAGTATGCAATCGATCATGATCGTCATGGGCATTTGTATCATTATCTATACAGTGCTCGGTGGTATTGAAGCGGTGATCTGGACAGAAGTGGCACAAGGCATCATTAAAACATTGGGTGCATTACTCATTTTATTTTTAGTGGTGAAAGAAATTCCTGGTGGTTTTGCTACGATAATTGATGTAGCAACCACTGATCATAAAACAAGCCTCGGCAGTTTCTCCCCCAATTTTACTGAATCAACTTTTTGGGTGGTGTTGTTTTATGGCTTCTTTATCAACCTGAATAATTTCGGGATGGATCAGAATTACATTCAACGTTATCATACAGCACAATCATCAAAGCAGGCGAGCAAATCAGTTTGGCTTTGTGTGTGGATCTATGTGCCGGCTTCTTTTTTATTCTTTGTGATCGGCACGGCATTGTATGCATTTTATCAAACGCAAGCGGGATTGATCGATCCGGTAAAGTTACAGGTAGCTGCAGAGCGGTTAGGTGCTGCCGTTACTTCACCCGAAGTAAAAGAACTGGCTGCTTCATTAACGGCTGCAGATTATGGTGATAAAGTGTTACCGTTTTTTATGGTGAATAATATACCAACAGGTTTGGTTGGTTTGATCGTATCTGCTTTGTTATCTGCCGCCATGAGCACCATCAGCAGCAATATGAATGCATCGGCAACAGTATTCACAGTCGATATTTATCAGAAATATATTAAACCGGATATCACAGATAAACGCAAACTGTATCTGTTGCATGTATCAACCATTGCATTTGGTGTAGTTGGTTTGTGTACGGGTTTGGCAATGATCGGTTCAAAAAGTCTGCTCGATATCTGGTGGGAGCTGAGCGGCATTTTTGCAGGAGGCATGCTCGGTTTGTTTTTGCTGGGGCTTATCAGTCGCCAGGCAAAAAATGCTGCAGCAATAACGGCCGTTATCATTGGTATTATCGTTATCTTATGGATGACGTTCTCCGGCAGACTTGATGAGAACTACGCTTTCCTGCGAAATCCATTGCATAAGAACATGATCATTGTGGTGGGAACGTTGAGTATTTTCCTTACAGGTTTGCTCGTTACTAAACTACGGCCTTCGAAACAGTAA
- a CDS encoding dihydrodipicolinate synthase family protein has product MPDKKFVPVMITPYNLKAEVDLDVVSTLIEFYLAAGVKGFFANCLSSEMFSITEDERLNLTSHIVKQVRGRVPVVATGSFGYTIADKSQFIKKIYDTGIDAAIMITGHFAKEEDSDDVLLRNFEQMFQATGNIPLGMYECPAPYKRIISPAVFKQLLSANRLIYHKDTSITHENVQAKLDVLKDTPNNMEFYDAHTPNAAFSLQADAKGMSSISGNFYPEVMVWMVNNATNPDKQEEVKWLQEELTNVDPLIHIAYPMSAKYFLQKRGLPVRTISRAVANKLTPDQRNTLDDIHNRFEHWCERLGIQKVDVPSIAGSGFNEESVF; this is encoded by the coding sequence ATGCCTGATAAAAAGTTTGTTCCGGTTATGATCACTCCCTACAACCTCAAAGCCGAGGTCGACCTGGATGTGGTAAGTACATTGATCGAATTTTATTTAGCTGCCGGTGTAAAGGGCTTCTTTGCCAACTGTCTTAGCAGCGAAATGTTCAGCATTACGGAAGATGAGCGCTTGAACTTAACATCGCACATTGTAAAACAGGTAAGAGGTCGTGTACCTGTTGTTGCAACGGGATCGTTTGGGTATACCATTGCAGACAAATCTCAATTCATCAAGAAGATATATGATACAGGTATTGACGCTGCTATTATGATCACAGGTCATTTTGCAAAAGAAGAAGATAGTGATGATGTGTTGCTGCGCAATTTCGAACAGATGTTCCAGGCAACAGGAAATATTCCGTTGGGAATGTATGAATGTCCTGCACCTTACAAACGCATCATCAGTCCTGCTGTATTTAAACAATTACTTTCAGCTAATCGTTTGATCTATCATAAGGATACTTCTATCACACATGAAAATGTGCAGGCCAAGCTTGATGTGTTAAAAGATACACCGAATAATATGGAGTTCTATGATGCACATACACCCAATGCTGCATTCAGTTTGCAAGCAGATGCAAAAGGTATGTCATCGATCTCCGGTAATTTTTATCCCGAAGTGATGGTGTGGATGGTGAACAATGCAACCAACCCTGACAAACAGGAAGAAGTAAAATGGTTGCAGGAAGAGTTAACAAATGTTGATCCGCTTATTCATATTGCATATCCCATGAGTGCAAAATATTTTTTGCAGAAACGTGGATTGCCTGTGCGTACCATCAGCCGTGCCGTTGCTAATAAATTAACACCCGATCAACGCAATACACTTGATGATATTCATAATCGTTTTGAACATTGGTGTGAACGTTTAGGAATTCAGAAAGTAGATGTGCCATCAATTGCCGGTTCTGGTTTTAATGAAGAATCTGTGTTTTAA
- a CDS encoding iron-containing alcohol dehydrogenase, translating to MSVPVFKIMFPGKLVVGNGTLPQLADDVLEMKPSKIFIATIAPLQKTIDAFIAPFKEKSIEVLIDTSIVAEPSFSDFETLMKKVTPFNPDVVIGIGGGSVLDISKLVAAQLGNKQQLRDYVGIGLLKGRKKKLICVPATSGTGSEVSPNAILVDDTDNQKKGIISPYLVPDIVYVDPLLTVSVPPAITAATGMDALTHCLEAYTNKFAQPFIDLFAYEGMRLIAANIVTAVKDGSNIEAREKVATGSLYGGFCLGPVNTAGVHALSYPLGSMYHLAHGLSNAVLLPYVMEYNIVASADRYAHVAVALGCKREDDVWTTAKAGVEKIKELNKACGIPTTLREVGVKEETIPQMASEAMKIQRLLKNNPREITEQDAVSIFKSAF from the coding sequence ATGTCTGTTCCTGTTTTTAAAATAATGTTTCCGGGTAAATTGGTAGTTGGTAACGGCACTCTGCCTCAATTGGCTGATGATGTTCTGGAAATGAAACCATCGAAAATATTCATTGCAACGATTGCCCCTTTACAGAAAACAATTGATGCATTTATAGCTCCCTTTAAAGAGAAATCCATTGAAGTGTTGATAGATACTTCCATTGTTGCCGAACCATCCTTCAGTGATTTTGAGACGTTGATGAAAAAGGTTACACCATTTAATCCGGATGTGGTGATAGGTATTGGTGGCGGCAGTGTATTGGATATTTCAAAACTTGTTGCAGCACAGTTAGGCAATAAACAACAGCTAAGAGATTATGTCGGTATCGGTTTGTTGAAGGGAAGAAAAAAGAAACTCATTTGTGTACCTGCAACATCAGGCACAGGCAGTGAAGTGTCACCCAATGCAATTTTGGTGGATGATACAGATAATCAGAAGAAAGGTATTATCAGTCCCTACCTCGTTCCTGATATTGTGTATGTTGATCCGCTGCTGACTGTTTCTGTTCCACCAGCAATTACGGCTGCAACAGGGATGGATGCACTCACACACTGTCTTGAAGCGTACACAAATAAATTTGCACAGCCGTTTATTGATCTGTTTGCATACGAAGGCATGCGTCTCATTGCAGCAAATATTGTTACTGCAGTAAAAGACGGCAGCAATATTGAAGCAAGAGAAAAAGTTGCAACGGGCAGTTTGTACGGCGGTTTTTGTCTCGGTCCTGTGAATACAGCAGGCGTGCATGCATTATCGTATCCGTTGGGAAGTATGTATCATTTGGCACATGGCTTATCGAATGCTGTGTTATTGCCTTATGTGATGGAGTATAATATTGTGGCTTCAGCAGATCGTTATGCTCATGTTGCAGTTGCATTGGGCTGCAAAAGAGAAGATGATGTATGGACTACAGCCAAAGCCGGTGTTGAGAAAATAAAAGAATTGAATAAAGCCTGCGGCATTCCAACTACATTAAGAGAAGTGGGTGTCAAAGAAGAAACCATTCCGCAAATGGCGAGTGAAGCAATGAAGATCCAACGATTGCTGAAAAATAATCCAAGAGAAATTACAGAACAGGATGCGGTGAGCATTTTTAAATCGGCGTTTTAA
- a CDS encoding dihydrodipicolinate synthase family protein, translating into MKKNKKFSGVIVPAVTPLTKALQIDDAAVGKLFDQFYKHNISPFILGTTGESASLPADVKEQYVKSAAKHKKAGTVLYAGISSNVVAESIEFAAFCADHAVDAVAATLPSYYALTETQMKNYFETLADASPLPVIIYNIPATTHMSIPLQLIDELSHHPNIIATKDSERSDERLVQSLALWKDREDFGHFLGWAAKSADALTGGSDGLIPSTGNLMPDIYDEMLKAVEAGDHAKAYDMQKLSDVYGNLYQSGKTLGESLWALKALMQQKGLCEDVVMPPLHSLSEEEKQRLIQSYEEIKR; encoded by the coding sequence ATGAAGAAGAATAAAAAATTTAGTGGAGTAATTGTGCCGGCAGTAACACCGCTCACCAAAGCGTTGCAGATTGATGATGCAGCTGTTGGGAAATTATTTGATCAGTTTTATAAACATAACATCTCTCCGTTTATACTCGGTACAACAGGGGAGTCGGCTTCGTTGCCTGCTGATGTAAAAGAACAATATGTAAAATCAGCAGCGAAACATAAAAAGGCAGGCACAGTATTATACGCCGGTATTTCATCGAATGTAGTAGCTGAATCAATTGAATTTGCAGCGTTCTGTGCCGATCATGCGGTAGATGCAGTGGCAGCAACATTGCCATCGTACTATGCGTTGACAGAAACGCAGATGAAAAACTATTTTGAAACATTGGCTGATGCGTCACCGTTACCGGTGATCATTTATAATATTCCTGCAACCACGCACATGAGTATTCCGTTGCAGTTGATCGATGAGTTGAGTCATCACCCGAATATTATTGCAACAAAAGATTCAGAACGCAGTGATGAGCGATTAGTACAATCATTGGCTTTATGGAAAGACCGTGAAGACTTTGGTCATTTTCTTGGCTGGGCTGCAAAATCAGCAGACGCATTGACTGGCGGCAGCGATGGTTTAATTCCCAGTACAGGAAACTTAATGCCGGATATCTATGATGAAATGTTGAAAGCTGTTGAAGCAGGTGATCATGCAAAAGCGTACGACATGCAGAAACTGAGTGATGTCTACGGCAATCTTTACCAAAGTGGAAAAACATTAGGCGAAAGTTTATGGGCATTAAAAGCATTGATGCAGCAGAAAGGTTTGTGTGAAGATGTAGTGATGCCGCCGTTACACTCACTGAGTGAAGAAGAGAAACAAAGATTAATTCAATCGTACGAAGAAATAAAAAGATAA
- the pdxA gene encoding 4-hydroxythreonine-4-phosphate dehydrogenase PdxA — MSSLPVLAITMGDPASIGPEIAVKALLQKEIHSICKPVLVGDAAVFQQIIDLLKLNAKVNAISKVADAKFELGTIDVYDLGITDINKLEFGKINAMCGEASFQAVKKAIELALAKEVDGTVTGPINKKSINEAGHHYAGHTEIYAHYTGTKKYAMLLVEDHINVIHVSTHVSLRQACDLVKKERIVQVIELIVDGLKRLGKTNLKIGVAGLNPHAGDSGLFGTEDDEEILPAVLEAKRLGYDVEGPVPPDTMFAKAATGAYGGVVAMYHDQGHIPFKLAGFKWNAEKQQMDSVKGVNITLGLPIIRTSVDHGTAFEIAGKGIASADAMVLAIESAVQLSKHK; from the coding sequence ATGAGTTCGTTACCTGTTTTAGCCATTACAATGGGCGATCCTGCCAGCATCGGGCCCGAGATTGCAGTAAAAGCATTGTTGCAAAAAGAGATCCATTCCATCTGCAAACCAGTACTGGTTGGAGATGCAGCAGTGTTTCAACAGATCATTGATTTATTAAAGCTGAATGCAAAAGTGAATGCCATTTCAAAAGTTGCTGATGCAAAATTTGAATTGGGAACGATCGATGTGTATGATCTTGGTATTACAGACATCAATAAACTGGAGTTTGGAAAGATCAACGCCATGTGTGGCGAAGCATCATTCCAGGCAGTGAAAAAGGCGATTGAACTTGCACTAGCAAAAGAAGTAGATGGAACAGTAACAGGCCCCATCAACAAAAAATCGATCAACGAAGCCGGTCATCATTATGCCGGTCATACAGAAATTTATGCGCATTATACCGGCACAAAGAAATATGCAATGTTGTTGGTAGAGGATCATATCAATGTGATTCATGTCAGCACACATGTATCATTACGACAAGCATGCGATTTGGTGAAGAAAGAACGCATTGTACAAGTGATTGAATTGATCGTTGACGGATTAAAACGTTTAGGCAAAACAAATTTGAAAATAGGAGTGGCAGGATTAAATCCGCATGCTGGCGACAGTGGTTTGTTTGGAACGGAGGATGATGAAGAAATTTTGCCGGCAGTACTCGAAGCAAAACGATTGGGTTATGATGTAGAAGGTCCTGTACCTCCTGATACCATGTTTGCAAAAGCAGCGACAGGTGCGTATGGTGGAGTAGTGGCCATGTACCACGACCAGGGACATATTCCGTTCAAACTTGCAGGTTTTAAATGGAATGCAGAAAAGCAACAGATGGATAGTGTGAAAGGCGTGAACATCACCTTGGGCTTGCCGATCATCCGTACATCGGTTGATCATGGTACTGCATTTGAAATTGCAGGAAAAGGAATTGCCAGTGCAGATGCAATGGTCTTGGCAATTGAAAGTGCGGTGCAGTTGAGTAAACACAAATAA
- a CDS encoding four-carbon acid sugar kinase family protein encodes MMSNEWPTHHSSLITHHMIAVIADDFTGAAELAGISLRYGLNVELYTGDVASTNADVLIVSTDSRSLNKADALKRTEAALKSVLQLNPSFIYKKIDSVLRGYVVDELKLQMQLMHKSNAFILPANPSLGRTISNGNYYVQGKLISETGFAADPEFPISHSSVQVILNDDEVQVLKHTDALPSNGMVVGEAENETDVRVWAENLDERFVLAGAGDFYTALLNKQFKQTNQKQHELQLPFLYVCGTSYDQSVNYIKQVDENNKTVLYITKQMIENGANDEAWLQQCKNVLQQKQKAIIAFNSEAIPADASASDLRNIMASAVKAVIEQNSIRELFIEGGSTATAILQELGVNHLSPVNELARGVVRMKAGELFITVKPGSYELSKEIKQLFA; translated from the coding sequence ATGATGAGTAATGAGTGGCCCACTCATCACTCATCACTGATCACTCATCATATGATTGCAGTAATAGCCGATGATTTTACAGGAGCAGCCGAATTAGCCGGGATCAGTCTGCGTTATGGATTGAATGTAGAATTGTATACAGGCGACGTTGCATCAACAAATGCGGATGTATTGATTGTTTCAACCGATAGCCGCTCTTTGAATAAGGCAGATGCATTAAAAAGAACTGAAGCAGCTCTTAAATCTGTGCTTCAATTGAATCCTTCTTTCATTTACAAGAAGATCGATTCGGTGCTGCGTGGTTATGTTGTCGATGAATTGAAATTGCAAATGCAGTTGATGCATAAATCAAATGCATTTATTCTACCTGCTAATCCATCATTGGGAAGAACCATCAGCAATGGCAACTATTATGTACAGGGAAAGCTCATCAGTGAAACAGGGTTTGCAGCTGATCCTGAATTTCCCATCAGCCATTCATCGGTGCAAGTGATACTAAATGATGATGAAGTGCAAGTGCTGAAACATACAGATGCATTGCCATCCAACGGAATGGTTGTTGGTGAAGCAGAAAATGAAACAGATGTACGAGTATGGGCAGAGAACCTGGATGAAAGGTTTGTGTTAGCTGGTGCAGGTGATTTTTACACTGCATTGCTGAACAAACAATTCAAACAGACAAATCAAAAGCAACATGAGTTGCAACTTCCGTTCCTGTATGTATGCGGTACGTCTTATGATCAATCGGTGAACTATATCAAACAGGTTGATGAAAACAACAAAACTGTTTTATATATCACAAAGCAGATGATTGAAAACGGAGCTAATGATGAAGCGTGGTTACAGCAATGCAAAAATGTACTGCAGCAAAAACAGAAAGCTATTATTGCTTTTAACAGTGAGGCAATACCGGCTGATGCATCAGCTTCTGATTTACGCAACATCATGGCAAGTGCAGTAAAAGCGGTGATTGAGCAAAATAGTATCCGTGAACTGTTTATCGAAGGTGGATCAACAGCAACTGCCATTTTGCAGGAGCTTGGGGTCAATCATCTTTCGCCGGTAAATGAATTAGCAAGAGGCGTGGTGCGAATGAAAGCAGGAGAACTTTTTATAACAGTTAAGCCCGGCAGTTACGAGCTCAGCAAAGAAATAAAACAACTGTTTGCGTAG